The genome window ATCGTCTTCGAGCCCTTTTACGAGAACTACGGGCCCGATGCCATCCTCTCGGGCGCCGTGCCGCGCTACGTGACGCTTCACGAGCCGGATTTTCGAATCGATCCCGCCGAGCTCGAGTCCGCTTTCAACGCACGCACCCGCGCAATCATTATTAATACGCCGAACAACCCCACGGGAAAGATCTACTCTCGTGAAGAGCTCGAGGCCATCGCGGCGCACTGCCAGAAATGGGGTGTGGTCGCGGTGACGGATGAGATTTACGAGCACATCCTCTACGACGGGGCTCGGCATATTCCCATGGCGACGATCGAAGGGATGTCGGACCGAACGGTAACCATCAACAGTCTATCCAAGACTTATTCCCTCACCGGCTGGCGAGTCGGTTGGGCGGTGGCTCCGGATCCGTTGACCGACGCCATCCGGAAAGTGCATGACTTTCTCACCGTGGGGGCGGCGGCACCGCTTCAAGAGGCTGCGGCGGTTGCCTTGACTCTTCCCGAAAGTTATTACGAGCGACTGGCGAGCGACTATCAGGCCCGTCGCGATCGTCTCCTTTCGGGTCTGGGCGCGGCGGGATTCCGCTGCTATCGGCCGGGAGGCGCGTACTACATCATGACCGATATCTCGGGGTTCGGTTTTTCCGACGACGTGGCTTTTGCCCGCCATCTCGTGGAACGCGTCGGGGTCGCCGCGGTACCAGGCTCGAGCT of Vicinamibacteria bacterium contains these proteins:
- a CDS encoding aminotransferase class I/II-fold pyridoxal phosphate-dependent enzyme: MTDKVQQAGAVRASRKAARFTESVIREMTRLAQKYDAINLAQGFPDFSAPDPIKEAAVAAIRADVNQYAITWGAKRLRDAISERTRRVYGLEVDPERHLTVTCGSTEAMMSAMLALVDPGDEVIVFEPFYENYGPDAILSGAVPRYVTLHEPDFRIDPAELESAFNARTRAIIINTPNNPTGKIYSREELEAIAAHCQKWGVVAVTDEIYEHILYDGARHIPMATIEGMSDRTVTINSLSKTYSLTGWRVGWAVAPDPLTDAIRKVHDFLTVGAAAPLQEAAAVALTLPESYYERLASDYQARRDRLLSGLGAAGFRCYRPGGAYYIMTDISGFGFSDDVAFARHLVERVGVAAVPGSSFYHRREDGKQKLRFAFCKREETLAAAAERLARLSG